A region of Zeugodacus cucurbitae isolate PBARC_wt_2022May chromosome 5, idZeuCucr1.2, whole genome shotgun sequence DNA encodes the following proteins:
- the LOC128921948 gene encoding forkhead box protein P2-like isoform X1, producing the protein MNKGVRSRIGILWKIRATLISIYNSPLGTPTKLAHQFWFSYPPPGAGGGSSNSKTSQTDEEKQRDRQRSEREAKKEEQDAINYKHDKEAREARLLDLEIRRQQKREEHKQQHLLQRQQHQQQQQSQAGTSEKSPPTTSGQSQQQQQLLQQQQQQQQQQQQVTGAGSSSSGTTTAPRIQTPPDRSCPPAFRSRSIERELHYERKRYSAPEAAKIEEGVSTTPSPQAITGPPPATHHSVVAGPPATAAAATAAIIPILPLGVATLRDDSMESEQSVTCAQAQPDAYHRIIHNCHRCWWIL; encoded by the exons ATGAACAAG ggggtgcgatcgagaatcggaatactttggaaaataagggccaccctaatatctatatata ATAGCCCCCTGGGCACCCCCACCAAACTGGCACATCAATTTTGGTTCTCATATCCGCCACCGGGCGCTGGCGGAGGCTCTTCCA ACAGCAAAACATCGCAAACGGACGAGGAGAAGCAACGCGACCGACAGCGCAGCGAACGCGAAGCGAAGAAAGAGGAGCAGGACGCCATCAATTACAAG CACGACAAAGAGGCACGTGAGGCGCGTTTGCTCGATTTGGAGATTCGACGACAGCAGAAACGTGAGGAGCATAAGCAACAACATCTGttgcaacgacaacaacaccagcagcagcaacaatcacAAGCAGGCACGAGCGAGAAGAGTCCACCCACGACATCGGgccagtcacaacaacaacaacagctattacaacaacagcagcagcagcagcaacaacaacagcaagtgacTGGCGCTGGCAGCAGTAGTAGCGGCACGACCACAGCGCCCCGCATACAAACGCCACCAGATCGTTCGTGTCCGCCGGCGTTTCGCAGTCGATCCATCGAGCGTGAGCTACACTACGAGCGCAAAAGGTATTcggcaccggaagcagccaaaATTGAG GAGGGTGTAAGCACGACACCATCACCGCAGGCTATAACTGGACCGCCGCCAGCCACACATCATTCGGTGGTTGCGGGCCCTccggcaacagcagcagctgctaCAGCTGCTATAATCCCAATATTACCGCTTGGAGTTGCCACCTTGCGTGATGACTCCATGGAGTCGGAGCAATCCGTGACATGTGCGCAGGCCCAGCCAGATGCGTATCATCGCATTAT ACACAATTGCCACAGATGTTGGTGGATACTCTGA
- the LOC128921948 gene encoding putative uncharacterized protein DDB_G0291608 isoform X2, protein MCDSYNELLRQTQTPQMMVNEQDSPLGTPTKLAHQFWFSYPPPGAGGGSSNSKTSQTDEEKQRDRQRSEREAKKEEQDAINYKHDKEAREARLLDLEIRRQQKREEHKQQHLLQRQQHQQQQQSQAGTSEKSPPTTSGQSQQQQQLLQQQQQQQQQQQQVTGAGSSSSGTTTAPRIQTPPDRSCPPAFRSRSIERELHYERKRYSAPEAAKIEEGVSTTPSPQAITGPPPATHHSVVAGPPATAAAATAAIIPILPLGVATLRDDSMESEQSVTCAQAQPDAYHRIIHNCHRCWWIL, encoded by the exons ATGTGCGATTCATATAATGAGCTTTTGCGGCAAACGCAGACACCGCAAATGATGGTGAATGAACAAG ATAGCCCCCTGGGCACCCCCACCAAACTGGCACATCAATTTTGGTTCTCATATCCGCCACCGGGCGCTGGCGGAGGCTCTTCCA ACAGCAAAACATCGCAAACGGACGAGGAGAAGCAACGCGACCGACAGCGCAGCGAACGCGAAGCGAAGAAAGAGGAGCAGGACGCCATCAATTACAAG CACGACAAAGAGGCACGTGAGGCGCGTTTGCTCGATTTGGAGATTCGACGACAGCAGAAACGTGAGGAGCATAAGCAACAACATCTGttgcaacgacaacaacaccagcagcagcaacaatcacAAGCAGGCACGAGCGAGAAGAGTCCACCCACGACATCGGgccagtcacaacaacaacaacagctattacaacaacagcagcagcagcagcaacaacaacagcaagtgacTGGCGCTGGCAGCAGTAGTAGCGGCACGACCACAGCGCCCCGCATACAAACGCCACCAGATCGTTCGTGTCCGCCGGCGTTTCGCAGTCGATCCATCGAGCGTGAGCTACACTACGAGCGCAAAAGGTATTcggcaccggaagcagccaaaATTGAG GAGGGTGTAAGCACGACACCATCACCGCAGGCTATAACTGGACCGCCGCCAGCCACACATCATTCGGTGGTTGCGGGCCCTccggcaacagcagcagctgctaCAGCTGCTATAATCCCAATATTACCGCTTGGAGTTGCCACCTTGCGTGATGACTCCATGGAGTCGGAGCAATCCGTGACATGTGCGCAGGCCCAGCCAGATGCGTATCATCGCATTAT ACACAATTGCCACAGATGTTGGTGGATACTCTGA
- the LOC128921948 gene encoding UPF0746 protein DDB_G0281095-like isoform X3, which translates to MRTIALYSPLGTPTKLAHQFWFSYPPPGAGGGSSNSKTSQTDEEKQRDRQRSEREAKKEEQDAINYKHDKEAREARLLDLEIRRQQKREEHKQQHLLQRQQHQQQQQSQAGTSEKSPPTTSGQSQQQQQLLQQQQQQQQQQQQVTGAGSSSSGTTTAPRIQTPPDRSCPPAFRSRSIERELHYERKRYSAPEAAKIEEGVSTTPSPQAITGPPPATHHSVVAGPPATAAAATAAIIPILPLGVATLRDDSMESEQSVTCAQAQPDAYHRIIHNCHRCWWIL; encoded by the exons ATAGCCCCCTGGGCACCCCCACCAAACTGGCACATCAATTTTGGTTCTCATATCCGCCACCGGGCGCTGGCGGAGGCTCTTCCA ACAGCAAAACATCGCAAACGGACGAGGAGAAGCAACGCGACCGACAGCGCAGCGAACGCGAAGCGAAGAAAGAGGAGCAGGACGCCATCAATTACAAG CACGACAAAGAGGCACGTGAGGCGCGTTTGCTCGATTTGGAGATTCGACGACAGCAGAAACGTGAGGAGCATAAGCAACAACATCTGttgcaacgacaacaacaccagcagcagcaacaatcacAAGCAGGCACGAGCGAGAAGAGTCCACCCACGACATCGGgccagtcacaacaacaacaacagctattacaacaacagcagcagcagcagcaacaacaacagcaagtgacTGGCGCTGGCAGCAGTAGTAGCGGCACGACCACAGCGCCCCGCATACAAACGCCACCAGATCGTTCGTGTCCGCCGGCGTTTCGCAGTCGATCCATCGAGCGTGAGCTACACTACGAGCGCAAAAGGTATTcggcaccggaagcagccaaaATTGAG GAGGGTGTAAGCACGACACCATCACCGCAGGCTATAACTGGACCGCCGCCAGCCACACATCATTCGGTGGTTGCGGGCCCTccggcaacagcagcagctgctaCAGCTGCTATAATCCCAATATTACCGCTTGGAGTTGCCACCTTGCGTGATGACTCCATGGAGTCGGAGCAATCCGTGACATGTGCGCAGGCCCAGCCAGATGCGTATCATCGCATTAT ACACAATTGCCACAGATGTTGGTGGATACTCTGA
- the LOC128921948 gene encoding PH domain-containing protein DDB_G0275795-like isoform X4 has product MKDSPLGTPTKLAHQFWFSYPPPGAGGGSSNSKTSQTDEEKQRDRQRSEREAKKEEQDAINYKHDKEAREARLLDLEIRRQQKREEHKQQHLLQRQQHQQQQQSQAGTSEKSPPTTSGQSQQQQQLLQQQQQQQQQQQQVTGAGSSSSGTTTAPRIQTPPDRSCPPAFRSRSIERELHYERKRYSAPEAAKIEEGVSTTPSPQAITGPPPATHHSVVAGPPATAAAATAAIIPILPLGVATLRDDSMESEQSVTCAQAQPDAYHRIIHNCHRCWWIL; this is encoded by the exons ATAGCCCCCTGGGCACCCCCACCAAACTGGCACATCAATTTTGGTTCTCATATCCGCCACCGGGCGCTGGCGGAGGCTCTTCCA ACAGCAAAACATCGCAAACGGACGAGGAGAAGCAACGCGACCGACAGCGCAGCGAACGCGAAGCGAAGAAAGAGGAGCAGGACGCCATCAATTACAAG CACGACAAAGAGGCACGTGAGGCGCGTTTGCTCGATTTGGAGATTCGACGACAGCAGAAACGTGAGGAGCATAAGCAACAACATCTGttgcaacgacaacaacaccagcagcagcaacaatcacAAGCAGGCACGAGCGAGAAGAGTCCACCCACGACATCGGgccagtcacaacaacaacaacagctattacaacaacagcagcagcagcagcaacaacaacagcaagtgacTGGCGCTGGCAGCAGTAGTAGCGGCACGACCACAGCGCCCCGCATACAAACGCCACCAGATCGTTCGTGTCCGCCGGCGTTTCGCAGTCGATCCATCGAGCGTGAGCTACACTACGAGCGCAAAAGGTATTcggcaccggaagcagccaaaATTGAG GAGGGTGTAAGCACGACACCATCACCGCAGGCTATAACTGGACCGCCGCCAGCCACACATCATTCGGTGGTTGCGGGCCCTccggcaacagcagcagctgctaCAGCTGCTATAATCCCAATATTACCGCTTGGAGTTGCCACCTTGCGTGATGACTCCATGGAGTCGGAGCAATCCGTGACATGTGCGCAGGCCCAGCCAGATGCGTATCATCGCATTAT ACACAATTGCCACAGATGTTGGTGGATACTCTGA